The following is a genomic window from Acidimicrobiales bacterium.
CGCGCGCGACACCAAGCTCGGGGCCGAGGAGATCACGCGGGACATCCCAAACCTGTCCGAGGAGATCCTCGCCGACCTCGACGAGCGCGGCATCATCCGCATCGGCGCCGAGGTGGGTCCGGGCGACATCCTGGTCGGCAAGGTCACGCCGAAGGGCGAGACCGAGCTCACGCCCGAGGAGCGCCTGCTCCGGGCGATCTTCGGCGAGAAGGCCCGTGACGTGCGTGACACGAGCCTCAAGGTGCCCCACGGCGAGTCCGGCAAGGTGATCGACGTACGCGTCTTCTCCCGGGACGACGCCCACGAGCTCCCGCCGGGCGTCAACCAGCTCGTGCGCGTCTACGTGGCGCAGAAGCGCAAGATCTCCGAGGGCGACAAGCTCGCGGGTCGGCACGGCAACAAGGGCGTCGTCTCGAAGATCCTGCCGATCGAGGACATGCCGTTCCTCGCCGACGGCACGCCGGTGGACATCATCTTGAACCCCCTCGGCGTGCCCTCGCGCATGAACGTCGGCCAGGTCCTCGAGGCGCACCTCGGCTACGCGGCGCGCTGGGGGTGGCGGGCGCCCGACACCGGGGAGCCGGTCGGCACGGCGCCGGTGCGCGGGACCGAGTCGAAGACCCGGCCGAAGACCGACGCTGCGGTGTGGGTGTCGACCCCCGTCTTCGACGGGGCCCACTGGGACGAGGCGGACCAGGCCGGTCGGCACCCGACGATCCAGGCGATCTTCGAGAACCTACAGCCCGACTCGGTGGACGCCTCGACGCGCCTCATCCAGCCCGACGGCAAGGCGGTGCTCTACAACGGCCGGACGGGCGAGCCCTACGACAACCCCGTGAGCGTCGGGTACATGTACATCATGAAGCTCGCCCACCTCGTCGACGACAAGATCCATGCCCGCTCGACGGGGCCGTACTCGATGATCACCCAGCAGCCGCTCGGGGGCAAGGCGCAGTTCGGCGGCCAGCGCTTCGGGGAGATGGAGGTCTGGGCGCTCGAGGCCTACGGCGCGGCGTACGCGCTCCAGGAGCTGCTCACGATCAAGTCCGACGACGTGCTCGGGCGCGTCAAGGTCTACGAGGCGATCGTGAAGGGCGAGAACATCCCCGAGCCCGGCATCCCCGAGAGCTTCAAGGTGCTCATCAAGGAGATGCAGTCGCTGTGCCTCGACGTCGAGGTGCTGTCCACCTCCGGCGAGGAGATCGAGATGCGAGAGCTCGACGAGGACGTCTACCGCACCGCCGAGGAGCTCGGCATCGACATCAGCCGCCCCGAGCGGGGCTCCGACGAGGAGGACGCGCGCCGCGCCGCGGAGAGGAGCTTCTAGTGCTCGACGTCAACGACTTCGACCAGATCCGCATCGGCCTCGCGACCGCCGACGCGATCCGAAACTGGTCGCACGGCGAGGTCAAGAAGCCCGAGACGATCAACTACCGGACGCTTCGGCCGGAGAAGGACGGGCTGTTCTGCGAGCGCATCTTCGGTCCGACGAAGGACTGGGAGTGCTACTGCGGCAAGTACAAGCGCGTCCGCTTCCGCGGCATCATCTGCGAGCGCTGCGGCGTCGAGGTGACGCGCTCGAAGGTGCGCCGGGAGCGGATGGGGCACATCGAGCTCGCCGCGCCGGTCGTGCACATCTGGTACCTGCGGGGGACGCGCTCGTGGCTCGCGTACCTCCTCATGGGGACCGAGCCGCGCGAGGAGCTCAAGGCGAAGCAGCTCGAGAAGGTCATCTACTTCGCCGCCTACCTCGTGACCCACGTCGACGAGGAGCGCCGGCACCAGGACCTCCCGAACCTCGAGGCCGAGCTCGCCTCCGAGGTCGCCGAGATCGAGCGCGCCCGCGACCTCGAGGTGGAGCGCCGTCTCGCCGCGCTCGAGGCCGAGCTCGCCGAGCTCGAGGCGTCCGGGGCGAAGGAGTCGGAGCTGCGCGCTCGCCAGCGCTCGGTCGAGAAGGAGGTCGCGGCGATCCGCGAGCGCGCCGCGTCCGAGATCGCCCTCGCCCAGCGCGCGCTCGACGAGCTTCGCGACCTGTTCCCGCGCAAGATCATCGAGGACGAGCTCGTCTGGCGGGAGCTCACCGCCCGCTACGGGGACTACTTCGAGGGCGGGATGGGCGCGGAGGCGATCGCGCGCCTCATCGAGCGCATCGACCTCGACGCCGAGGAGCAGCAGCTGCGCGAGGCGATCGACCCGGCGGACGGGCGGCGTCCGCTGTCGGCGCAGCGCAAGCAGAAGGCGATCAAGCGGCTCCGCATCGTCTCCGCCTTCAACCGACGCGACGCCGACGGGCGGCGGATCAACGAGCCGAAGGCCATGATCCTCGAGGCCGTCCCGGTCATCCCGCCGGACCTGCGCCCGATGGTCCAGCTCGACGGCGGCCGCTTCGCCACGTCGGACCTGAACGACCTCTACCGGCGCGTCATCAACCGCAACAACCGGCTGAAGCGTCTGCTCGACCTCGGGGCGCCCGAGATCATCATCAACAACGAGAAGCGCATGCTGCAGGAGGCGGTCGACGCCCTGTTCGACAACGGCCGGCGGGGCCGACCGGTGACGGGACCGGGCAACCGGCCGCTCAAGAGCCTGTCGGACATGCTGAAGGGCAAGCAGGGGCGCTTCCGCCAGAACCTGCTCGGCAAGCGGGTCGACTACTCGGGCCGCTCGGTGATCGTCGTCGGGCCGACGCTCAAGCTGCACCAGTGCGGCCTCCCCAAGCAGATGGCGCTCGAGCTGTTCAAGCCCTTCGTCATGAAGCGGCTCGTCGACGTCGAGCTCGCCCCGAACATCAAGTCCGCGAAGCGAATGGTGGAGCGGCGGCGGCCGCAGGTCTGGGACGTCCTCGACGAGGTCATCAAGGAGCATCCCGTCCTGCTCAACCGGGCGCCGACGCTGCACCGGCTCGGCATCCAGGCCTTCGAGCCGGTCCTCATCGAGGGCAAGGCGATCCAGATCCACCCGCTCGTGTGCACCGCCTTCAACGCCGACTTCGACGGCGACCAGATGGCCGTGCACCTGCCGCTGTCCGCGGAGGCCCAGGCCGAGGCGCGGGTGCTCATGCTCTCGGCGAACAACATCCTCTCGCCGGCGACGGGGCGCCCGATCACGGTCCCGACCCAGGACATGGTCTTCGGCGTCTACTACCTCACCTTGGCCGTCGAGGGCGCGAAGGGCGAGGGCAGGGTCTTCCGGCGCCTCGACGAGGTGGAGGCGGCCTACGAGGCGGGGGACGTCGCGCTGCACGCCAAGATCAGGCTCCGCCGACCGGCACCCGACGGCGAGGAGCCCGAGGAGATCGAGACGACGCCCGGCCGGATGTTCTTCAACGCCGCGCTGCCGGAGGGCTTCGGCTACGTGAACGACGTCATCGGCAAGCGGGCGACGTCGATCGGTGCGATCGTCGAGCGCCTCGCGGCCTCCTACCCGAAGGCGGTCGTCGCCGAGAGCCTCGACCGCATCAAGGAGCTCGGGTTCCGCTTCGCGACGCGCTCGGGGCTCACGATCTCGATCGACGACGTGAAGACCCCGCCGGAGAAGCGAGCCATCCTCGACCGCTACGAGAAGGAGGCGGAGAAGGCCGAGGCGCAGTTCAAGCGCGGGATCATCACCGACGACGAGCGCCGCCAGAAGGAGATCGAGATCTGGACCTCGGCCAACAGCGAGGTCGGGCGCGCGATGGAGCGGAGCCTCGCGAAGATGGCCTTCAACCCGCTCGACATGATGGTCGACTCGGGCGCGCGCGGGAACCCCCAGCAGGTGCGCCAGATCGCCGGCATGAAGGGCCTCGTCTCCAACCCGCGCGGCGAGATGATCCCCCGGCCGATCGTGTCGTCGTTCCGCGAGGGCCTCTCGGTGCTCGAGTACTTCATCTCCACCCACGGCGCCCGCAAGGGGCTCGCCGACACGGCCCTGCGGACGGCGGACTCGGGGTACCTCACGCGCCGACTCGTCGACGTCGCCCAGGAGCTCATCGTGCGCGAGGAGGACTGCGGCACGGCGCGGGGGATCTGGATCGAGGACGTCGCCCCGGACGAGCCGGGGCGCCGCCGCTACCTCGAGACCCGCCTGTACGGCCGGGTCCTCGCCGAGCCCGTGGCCCTGAGCGACGGGTCGCGCCTCGAGACGGGGACGCTGCTCGGCGACGCCGAGGTGTCGGCGCTCGCGGCCGATCCCTCCGTCGCCCGGGTGCGGGTCCGCTCGGTCCTCACCTGCGAGGCCGCCTACGGCGTCTGCGCCGCCTGCTACGGCCAGTCGCTCGCGACCGGTCGGCTCATCGAGCTCGGCGAGGCCGTCGGCGTCATCGCCGCCCAGTCGATCGGCGAGCCGGGTACCCAGCTCACGATGCGCACCTTCCACACCGGCGGCATCGTCGGCGAGGACATCACCCACGGCCTGCCTCGCGTCGTCGAGCTCTTCGAGGCGCGCACGCCCAAGGGCGCCGCGGTCCTCGCCCGGCGCTCGGGCGTCGTCCGCATCGAGGAGGACGAGTCGGGCCGGCGCGTCGTCGTCGTGGCCGACGACGGGACCGAGGAGGCCCACGCCGTGTCGCCTCGCGCGCACCTCGAGGTGGCCGAGGGCCAGGAGGTCGCCGCCGGGGACCCGCTCCTCGAGGGCCCGAAGGACCCGAAGGAGCTGCTCGAGATCAAGGGGATCCGCGAGACGCAGCAGTACCTCGTCGAGGAGGTCCAGAAGGTCTACCGGGACCAGGGCGTCTCGATCCACGACAAGCACATCGAGCTCATCGTGCGCCAGATGCTGCGCCGCGTCCTCGTCGCCGAGTCCGGCGACAGCCCGTTCCTGCCCGGTGAGCGCATCGACGCCCAGCGGTACGCGCAGGTCAACCGGGAGCTCGTCCAGGAGGGGCGCCGACCGGCCGAGGGCCGTCCCGAGCTGATGGGCATCACGAAGGCGTCGCTCGCCACCGACTCGTGGCTCTCGGCCGCCTCGTTCCAGGAGACGACGAGAGTCCTCACGGAGGCGGCGATCGAGGGCCGTTCCGATCAGCTGCTCGGCCTGAAGGAGAACATCATCATCGGCAAGCTCATCCCAGCGGGCTCGGGGTTCAGCCGGTACCGCAGCGTGGAGGTGGAGACCCCCGAGGCCCAGCGGATGGCCTTCTGGTCGTCGGACCTCGCGGAGCCCGGCGCCGAGGAGCTCGCGGCGTGGCTGCGCAACGTCGAGGGCTCCCCCTTCGGCGGCCTCGCGCCGGTGGGGGAGGGCGGGGAGCCCAACCCCGGCCAGGCGGGCGGCGAGACGCCTGCCTCCGACGGCGAGCTGCCCGAGGCGGGCGAGGGAGCGAGCTAGAGCTCGAGCGCAGCGGGCGCGCCGGCAGGCCGGCGCGCCCCGCGCTCGAGCGCGGTGAGCACCGCCGCCGCGGCGGCGACGGCGGCGAGGAAGAAGGCGGCGGCGCTGAAGCCGCTCGGGACGTGCGCCGTCCCCGTCGCACCCGCCAGCGTGTACACGAGGCCCGTGAGGGCGAGGCCGAGCGCGGTGCCGGTCCCGCGCGACATGTTGAGGACCCCGCTCGCCACGCCTGCCTGCACCTTGGGCGCCGAGGCCATGACGGAGGCCGAGTTCGGCGCGATGAACAGGCCAGCGCCCACCCCGAGGAGGGCGAGGGCGGCGACGAGGGGCCCGGTGGCCGGGCGCGTGAGGCCGACGACGGCGAGCACGGCGGCTGAGATCGCCATGCCGCTCACGGTGAGCGGTCGAGGTCCGACGCGGTCCGCGAGACGGCCGGCGAACGGCGCCGTCAGCCCGAGCGCGAGGGGCAGCGCGGCGAGCTCGAGGCCGGTACCGGCAGGGGACAGGTGCCGGCCGTGCTCGAGGAAGAAGGGGATGACGAAGAGCACGCCGAAGAGGACGACGAAGGCGAGCACGCCGCCGGCGATGCCGATGCTGAATGCAGGCCGCTCGAAGAGCGTGAGGTCGAGGAGCGGGTCGCGCGCGCTCCGCTCCCGGCGGACGAAGGCGATCGCGGCCGCCACCGCCGTGACGAGGAGCACGAGGATTGCCGGCGAGGCCCAGCCCCACTCGTCGCCGTAGGAGACGGCGAGGAGCAGCGCGGCGGTCGCCGGCACGAAGAGCACGAGGCCGAGCCAGTCGAACCGGGCGCTGGCCTGGAGGTGGCGGCTGCGCGGCAGGAGGAAGCGGGAGGCGACGATCGCCACGATGCCGACCGGCACGTTGACGGAGAAGATGAGCCGCCACCCCCCGGCGGCGAGGAGCGCGCCCCCGACCGCCGGACCGAGAGCAAGGCCGAGCGCCTGCGCGGCGCCCTGCACGCCGATGCCTCGGCCGAGCGACTCCTTGGGGAGCGCGAGGTAGATGATGGCGACGCTGTTCGCCTGCAGCATCGCGGCGCCGAGCGCCTGGAGGACGCGGAAGAGGTCGAGGCTGAGCAGGCTCGGCGCGAGGGCGCACAGCCCCGAGCCGAGCGTGAAGACGACGAAGCCGTAGCTGTAGAGGAGCTTGCGTCCGACCGTGTCGGCGACGCGCCCGACGGCCGTGACCATCGTCACGAGCACGAGGAGGTAGCTGAGGCCGACCCAGGTGACGGCGCCGACGCTCGCGTCGAAGGCGCGCTGGAGGCTCGGTAGGGCGACGGTCACGATGCTCGCGTCGAGCTGGCCCATGAAGGCGCCGATGCAGACCGTCCCGAGGGCGAACAGGTGGGCCTTGGGGTGCCGCCGGAGCCACTCGGGGCGTCCGGGTTCGCGCAGCAGGGCCGACAGCCCGCGCGCGCGACGCGCCGACACCTCGCCTGGCGGTTCGTCCTCCACCTCGAGGTGCTCCAGCACGCCCCATCCTCCCTCCCCGAAATGGAGAAGTCAAAGAGGTAGGATTGCACACGTAGATAAGCGATCACTTATGGACATCCGGCGACTCACCATCTTCCTCGCCGTGGTCGACGAGGGTGGCTTCACCGCGGCCGCCGCGGCGCTCGGGATGTCGCAGCCCGCCGTGTCCCAGGCGGTGCGCGAGCTCGAGCGCGAGCTGTCGACCGAGCTCTTCCACCGCCTCGGGCGCGGCGTCCGACTCACGCCCGCCGGGGAGGCGCTCGTCGCGCCGGCGCGGCGCGCGCTGCGCGACCTGGCGGCCGGGCGGGCAGCCGTCGACGAGGTCGTCGGCGGGCGCGCCGGCCGCCTCGACCTCGCCTGCCTGCCCACGCTCGCCGTCGACCCCGTCGCACCGCTCGTCGGTGCCTTCCGCCGGTCGTTCCCGGAGGTCACCGTCGTGCTCGCCGCGCCGGAGGACGCCGCGGAGCTCGCCGAGCTCGTCCGCTCGGGGCGTTGCGAGGTGGGGATCACCGAGGCCGAGGCGGCCGCCGGCCTCGTCGCCCACGGGCTCGCGGCCCAGGACTTCCTCGTGGCCGCGCCGCCCGGCGCGCCGCTCGCCTCCCCGGTCGCGCTGGCCGGGCTCGCCGGGCGCCCCCTCGTGGCCGCGCCGCCCGGCTCCTCGACGCGCCGCCTCGTCGACGAGGCCTTCGCTCGCGCGGGCGTCCGACCGTCCATCGCCGTCGAGGCGGCCCAGCGCGAGGCGCTGCTGCCGCTCATCGCCGCGGGCGCCGGCACGGGGGTGCTGCCGCGGCCGCTCGCCGAGGTCGCCGCGCGTCTCGGCTGCGTCGTGGCGACGCCGGACCCCCCGATCGTGCGGCGCGTCGCCCTCGTGCAGCGAGACGCCCCGCTCACCCCCGCGGCCCGCCGGTTCCTGGAGCTCGCCCTCGGGCGCCTGCCCGCCTCGGCGACCGCTCGCCGGCGAGCGCAGCGGTTCGGGGAGCCGGGTCCCTAACCGAGCCATAACCCTTCGCACATCGAAGGCACGTGGACTCCTCATGGCCCTCACACGCTCGCGTCCTACGGTCGCTCCTGCGAGCGCGGCCGGACGGAGGGGGTGGTGGCGAGCGGAGACGATGCCGGGACCGGCGACGCAGGCTCTGCCGGTGCGCCGGGCACGAGACGCCACGCCGCTCGGCGTGGCCGAGGTGGCCGGGGGCGCGCGTGCGCGGCTCGGCCTGCCCCGGCACCGGCCGGGGCCAGAGGTGAACGGAGCGTGTGATGCAGCTGATCGGTGCGGGACTGCCGAGGACGGCGACGCTGTCGCAGAAGATCGCCCTCGAGATGCTCGGGCTCAGGCCCTGCTACCACATGGTCGACGTGCTCGCTGACCTCGGCAGGGCGCGGCGGTGGACCGAGCTGCTCGAGGGCGGCGGAGGCTGGGACGAGGTCTTCGCCGGCTACGAGGCGACGGTCGACTGGCCGGGCGCCTTCTTCTACCGAGAGCTCATCGAGGTCTACCCGGACGCGAAGGTGCTCCTCAGCGTGCGCGACGGCGCCGCGTGGGAGCGCAGCATGCTCGACACCATCTGGGGCGTCCTCTACGGCGACAGCCTCATGCGCGACCTCTCGTCGGCGCGCGCCCGGGTGGACGCGGCCTGGCGCGACTACCTCGAGCTCATGGAGCGGATGTGGCAGAAGAGCGGGCTGCTCGGCTGCGAGGACGGTAGCGGCACCGGCTCGATGGCACGCGCCATGGAGCGCTACAACGCCGAGGTGCGCGCGAGCGTCCCGGCGGACCGGCTCCTCGTGTGGTCGGTGGCCGACGGCTGGGCCCCGCTTTGCGAGTTCCTCGAGGTCCCCGTGCCCGACTCCCCCTTCCCCCGGGTGAACGACAGCGCGGCCTTCGCCGACCGGATCATCGACTCGTCCCTCGCGCTCCTCTGCGACTGGCGACTCCCCGACGGGCGGGCCGCCGCTACGGCGTGAGCGCGGGCGCCGCCGCGCTCGCGCCCGCCGTCCCGGAGGAGGTGCCGCCGTCCGCCCGCCACCTCGGCGGGCGGACGGCGTGGCTCCTCGCCCTGTGCTGCGTCGCGCAGTTCATGGTCATCTTGGACCTGAGCATCGTGAACGTGGCGCTCCCCTCGATCCAGGCGGGGCTCGCCTTCTCCTCGGCGGACCTGCAGTGGGTCGTGGACGCGTACGCGATCGTGTTCGCGGGGTTCCTCATGGTGGGCGGCCGAGCCGCCGACCACTTCGGGCAGCGCAGAACGCTCGTCGCCGCGCTCGGGCTCTTCGCGTTCACCTCGCTCGCCGGGGGGCTGGCTCCCGACGGGGACGTCCTCATCGTCGCCCGCGGCGCGCAGGGCCTCGCCGGCGCGCTCATGGCCGCGGCCTCCCTCGCCGTCATCACGTCGTCGTTCGCGGCTGGACCGGCGCGCAACCGGGCCATCGCCCTGTGGGGGGCGATGAACGGCGCCGGCGGGGCGGCCGGGACGCTCCTCGGCGGGCTGCTCACCGAGGGCCTCGGCTGGCGCTGGGTGCTCCTCATCAACCCGCCGATCGGCGTGGCCGCCGCCGTCCTCGCCGTGCGCCTCGTCGTCGACCGCCGCGGCGAGAGCCGGCGGGGCTTCGACCTCGCCGGCGCGCTCAGCCTCACCGGTGGCCTCTGCCTGCTCGTGCTCGGGATCGTGAACGCGACGAGCGAGCACCTGACCGCCCCGAGCGCCCTCGCGCCGATCCTCGCCGGCGCCGCCCTCCTCGTCGCCTTCGTGCTCGTGGAGCTGCACGTCGCGACCGCGCCGATCGTCCCGCTGCGGCGCATCGGCGGGCCGCTCGCCGGCGCGAACGCGGTCGTGGCGCTGTTCAGCGCGGCGCTCTTCCCGATGTGGTACGTGAGCTCGCTCTACCTCCAGCAGGTCCTCGGCCTCTCGCCGCTCGCCGCGGGCCTCGCCTTCCTGCCGATGGCGCTCGTCATCATGCTCGCCGCCCGGGGGGCCGGCTCGCTCGTCGGCCGCTTCGGGGTCCGGGCGGTCCTCTCGGGCGGGCTGGCGATGATGTGCGGCGGCATGCTGCTGCTCGCCCGCATCGAGCCGAGCGGGAGCGCCCTCGGCTACGTCGTGCTGCCCGGCGTGCTCACGGCCGCCGGGATCGGCCTCGCGGTCGTCCCCTCGACGATCGCTGCCACCCAGAGCGCCGGCCGCGAGCTCGCCGGGCTCGCGAGCGGTCTCGTCAACACGGCGCGCCAGGCGGGTGGCGGCCTCGGCCTCGCGCTCCTCGCCTCGCTCGCGACCGTCGTCACCACCTCGGAGATCGGCCGCAACCGCCCCGTCGACGTGGCGCTGACCGACGGCTTCCGGCTCGCCTTCCTCGTCGGCGCCGCCCTGGTCGCCCTCGCCCTCGTGGCGACCCTCGCGCTCGTGGCGCGCCCGACGGCGGCCGACCCGGG
Proteins encoded in this region:
- a CDS encoding DNA-directed RNA polymerase subunit beta', translated to MLDVNDFDQIRIGLATADAIRNWSHGEVKKPETINYRTLRPEKDGLFCERIFGPTKDWECYCGKYKRVRFRGIICERCGVEVTRSKVRRERMGHIELAAPVVHIWYLRGTRSWLAYLLMGTEPREELKAKQLEKVIYFAAYLVTHVDEERRHQDLPNLEAELASEVAEIERARDLEVERRLAALEAELAELEASGAKESELRARQRSVEKEVAAIRERAASEIALAQRALDELRDLFPRKIIEDELVWRELTARYGDYFEGGMGAEAIARLIERIDLDAEEQQLREAIDPADGRRPLSAQRKQKAIKRLRIVSAFNRRDADGRRINEPKAMILEAVPVIPPDLRPMVQLDGGRFATSDLNDLYRRVINRNNRLKRLLDLGAPEIIINNEKRMLQEAVDALFDNGRRGRPVTGPGNRPLKSLSDMLKGKQGRFRQNLLGKRVDYSGRSVIVVGPTLKLHQCGLPKQMALELFKPFVMKRLVDVELAPNIKSAKRMVERRRPQVWDVLDEVIKEHPVLLNRAPTLHRLGIQAFEPVLIEGKAIQIHPLVCTAFNADFDGDQMAVHLPLSAEAQAEARVLMLSANNILSPATGRPITVPTQDMVFGVYYLTLAVEGAKGEGRVFRRLDEVEAAYEAGDVALHAKIRLRRPAPDGEEPEEIETTPGRMFFNAALPEGFGYVNDVIGKRATSIGAIVERLAASYPKAVVAESLDRIKELGFRFATRSGLTISIDDVKTPPEKRAILDRYEKEAEKAEAQFKRGIITDDERRQKEIEIWTSANSEVGRAMERSLAKMAFNPLDMMVDSGARGNPQQVRQIAGMKGLVSNPRGEMIPRPIVSSFREGLSVLEYFISTHGARKGLADTALRTADSGYLTRRLVDVAQELIVREEDCGTARGIWIEDVAPDEPGRRRYLETRLYGRVLAEPVALSDGSRLETGTLLGDAEVSALAADPSVARVRVRSVLTCEAAYGVCAACYGQSLATGRLIELGEAVGVIAAQSIGEPGTQLTMRTFHTGGIVGEDITHGLPRVVELFEARTPKGAAVLARRSGVVRIEEDESGRRVVVVADDGTEEAHAVSPRAHLEVAEGQEVAAGDPLLEGPKDPKELLEIKGIRETQQYLVEEVQKVYRDQGVSIHDKHIELIVRQMLRRVLVAESGDSPFLPGERIDAQRYAQVNRELVQEGRRPAEGRPELMGITKASLATDSWLSAASFQETTRVLTEAAIEGRSDQLLGLKENIIIGKLIPAGSGFSRYRSVEVETPEAQRMAFWSSDLAEPGAEELAAWLRNVEGSPFGGLAPVGEGGEPNPGQAGGETPASDGELPEAGEGAS
- a CDS encoding DHA2 family efflux MFS transporter permease subunit, which translates into the protein MLEHLEVEDEPPGEVSARRARGLSALLREPGRPEWLRRHPKAHLFALGTVCIGAFMGQLDASIVTVALPSLQRAFDASVGAVTWVGLSYLLVLVTMVTAVGRVADTVGRKLLYSYGFVVFTLGSGLCALAPSLLSLDLFRVLQALGAAMLQANSVAIIYLALPKESLGRGIGVQGAAQALGLALGPAVGGALLAAGGWRLIFSVNVPVGIVAIVASRFLLPRSRHLQASARFDWLGLVLFVPATAALLLAVSYGDEWGWASPAILVLLVTAVAAAIAFVRRERSARDPLLDLTLFERPAFSIGIAGGVLAFVVLFGVLFVIPFFLEHGRHLSPAGTGLELAALPLALGLTAPFAGRLADRVGPRPLTVSGMAISAAVLAVVGLTRPATGPLVAALALLGVGAGLFIAPNSASVMASAPKVQAGVASGVLNMSRGTGTALGLALTGLVYTLAGATGTAHVPSGFSAAAFFLAAVAAAAAVLTALERGARRPAGAPAALEL
- a CDS encoding LysR substrate-binding domain-containing protein, which translates into the protein MDIRRLTIFLAVVDEGGFTAAAAALGMSQPAVSQAVRELERELSTELFHRLGRGVRLTPAGEALVAPARRALRDLAAGRAAVDEVVGGRAGRLDLACLPTLAVDPVAPLVGAFRRSFPEVTVVLAAPEDAAELAELVRSGRCEVGITEAEAAAGLVAHGLAAQDFLVAAPPGAPLASPVALAGLAGRPLVAAPPGSSTRRLVDEAFARAGVRPSIAVEAAQREALLPLIAAGAGTGVLPRPLAEVAARLGCVVATPDPPIVRRVALVQRDAPLTPAARRFLELALGRLPASATARRRAQRFGEPGP
- a CDS encoding sulfotransferase: MQLIGAGLPRTATLSQKIALEMLGLRPCYHMVDVLADLGRARRWTELLEGGGGWDEVFAGYEATVDWPGAFFYRELIEVYPDAKVLLSVRDGAAWERSMLDTIWGVLYGDSLMRDLSSARARVDAAWRDYLELMERMWQKSGLLGCEDGSGTGSMARAMERYNAEVRASVPADRLLVWSVADGWAPLCEFLEVPVPDSPFPRVNDSAAFADRIIDSSLALLCDWRLPDGRAAATA